Proteins from one Cicer arietinum cultivar CDC Frontier isolate Library 1 chromosome 3, Cicar.CDCFrontier_v2.0, whole genome shotgun sequence genomic window:
- the LOC101513140 gene encoding ABC transporter G family member 32-like, producing MRLSILAIEGVPKIKDGYNPATWMLEVTSAGKEANLKVNFTDVYKNSELHRRNKQLIQELSFPCQGSKDLHFDAQYSQTFVAQCIACLWKQHLSYWRNTSYTAVRLLFTIMTGLLFGLIFWDVGLKSHRRKEQDLFNAMGSMYAAVTFIGVVNGASVQPIVAIERTVFYRERAAGMYSALPYALAHVLLHR from the exons ATGAGATTGAGCATATTA GCTATTGAAGGAGTTCCTAAGATCAAAGATGGTTATAATCCTGCAACTTGGATGTTGGAAGTTACATCAGCTGGAAAAGAGGCAAATCTTAAGGTCAATTTCACTGATGTGTACAAAAACTCAGAACTACATCG gagaaataaacaattaatccaGGAGCTTAGTTTTCCTTGTCAAGGTTCAAAAGATCTACACTTTGATGCTCAATATTCACAGACATTTGTAGCACAATGTATAGCTTGTCTATGGAAACAACATTTGTCATATTGGAGGAATACATCATATACAGCAGTTAGACTCCTATTTACTATAATGACAGGTTTATTGTTTGGCCTGATTTTTTGGGATGTTGGCTTGAAAAG TCACAGGAGAAAGGAGCAAGATTTATTCAATGCAATGGGAtcaatgtatgctgctgttacCTTCATAGGGGTTGTAAATGGTGCCTCAGTGCAACCAATAGTAGCAATTGAGAGAACAGTCTTCTATAGAGAAAGAGCTGCAGGGATGTATTCAGCTTTGCCATATGCTCTTGCACATGTATTACTCCATCGTTAA
- the LOC140919701 gene encoding uncharacterized protein codes for MAPTEFLGEGASLARPPTFNGCAYILEASGLDILDAVENDPYVPRLAGTDGSLIKKPRSDWVSNCKTAKEMWDTLQETHEGTTDVKRARINTLMHEYELFNMKKDEECQPKVTAIAESRDLGSMTIATLFCKLREHEMELHRLNESEQTDHCNS; via the exons atggcCCCTACTGAATTCTTGGGTGAAGGTGCCTCTTTAGCTAGACCCCCTACATTTAATGGGTGTGCTTATATTCTAGAGGCAAGTGGTCTTGACATATTAGATGCAGTAGAAAATGATCCTTATGTGCCTAGACTTGCTGGTACTGATGGATCATTGATTAAGAAACCAAGatctgattg GGTATCAAATTGCAAAACCGCcaaagaaatgtgggatacactccaagaaactcatgaaggcacaacTGATGTCAAGAGGGCCAGGATTAACACTCTGATGCATGAATATGAACTCTTCaatatgaagaaggatga agaatgTCAACCTAAGGTCACTGCAATAGCTGAATCAAGGGATCTTGGAAGCATGACCATTGCCACCCTCTTTTGCAAGCTCAGAGAACATGAAATGGAGCTGCACCGGTTGAATGAGTCAGAGCAAACTGATCACTGCAATAGCTGA